The genomic DNA ATGACTGCCTTGAGGACTGAGGTCAGTAAGAAGGCTCATTGCAAATGACAAAACTAGTGATGACTGAGACTGAATTGATATTATGCTAGGGTCTGTGGGCATGAAAAGCAAAGCGGTCTATCTTTGGACAGGCTGTATTGATGGTGGGAGGCTATCCAGAGAACAGGCTGGATGGGCCGTGAAGATCTCTAAGCAGTGGAAGGAGTGTCGTTGACTTGCACAGATCGCTTGTCTCTCGGTTTGATCCGCAGCAGGGGTTGGCCCTGCCTTTCAGGGGTCTTGGCATGTCACTCAAGAGCtgcgggtggtggagctTTGACCAGTTTGCGGCTCTTGCGGCGACTCCGGATGGACCAGGGGTCTCGCTAGTGCAGAAGACGAAACTGGGGGTTGTCACGAAACTGCCTCAACCCCACGTCGCGACAATGCCTCGCTGCACTCATCACAGCACAATTCGAGCTCTTTGCCCGCCCACAGCGAGAGAGTTGAGCTTGGGCCCCGAGTCGAATCAATGGCTTTCCTTTGCATCCCAGCACAGGGTGCTCGCTTTTGCCACGCCAAGGTTGCTATCACGACGAGCTCTGTAAGGCAAATTCTGGATAGCAGCTCAAGTTCAGGTTGAGTTCTTCTGCCCCTACCTCAAGATACCATAGCTAGAAACAGTTCTCTAGGCAATGACTGGTCCCAACATCTCGATAAACGACCGTCTCTGCGGCCTCTGGGGGAAGACAATGACACCCTGAGCAGGATGGGATGGCCTCCCGTCTGGCCATCAGCCACCTTCAAAGGCCAAGATCGCTTTCTGCCTGAGCGGCCGCACTTGAGTCGCCATCTCTCCTGGGGATTTGAAGATGCCCAGCCTACACCCCTGCTCGGTTGTATCCTGTCCGGGAGGGGACCGTCCCAAGCTCTCGTCAACGTGTGCCGTCTCTTCGACAACCTGACCGGGAGAGCACATGGTGCTCTGTCCCCATTTTCATGCACCGGTGTCTCCCCTTCAGCACCCTGCTTCTTCTGGAAGAGACCCGCGGTCTGCAAGTGTCTGTCTGCCGTTCTTTGCCTTGGTTGGATTGGCCCATTCATCAGCCCTGGTCCCTGTTTCTATTCCCAGTCGAGGGCAAGCAGCAAGTGCTGGGTGCTCAGGGACTGTTTCGTCTGGCCCGTGGTTGTGCTCAAGGTGTGCCCACCCCTGCCGAACAGAGGGGCTTACGAGAGTGGAATGCGGGATGGCAGGATACCATTACACTCTTGCTTCATCCATCTGTTTGTCTTGATTTGttcctctttctcccccttcGCTTCTTCACCACACATCGGCCGGCGCCGTGTTTACGACCTCGACGACGTGGATTAGATGACTTGACGACGGACGGATTCAAGGGCACTGCTACGGCATTCTCGCCATCGCCGACCTCGCGGATAGACAGACACCGACAGAGCCCAAATGTCGCCACTCGCGTTGGTAGATGAGGTGATTGCCTCGTGGTTGCAGTCGCGGGACGACACGGGGACGATGCCGCAGAACAACTTCAACAGGACAGGAACCAACACCTTCCAGACGGCTCGGaaccaaaccaccacacaGCAGATGTTCTTCAACGAACTACGATTCGCCGCTGCCAGATCCATTCGAACATCGACCATCATTTTAGcttcttttaatattattgCTTCTTTTGCGACCGCCGTGGGGATCCTGGTTGATTCGTATTTCAGGGAAAGGCGGAACAACAGGTCATACAGGTTCAAGCGGAATGGCTTCAACTTTGTGCCCGAAGGCGAGATCTATCCGCTCATTTTATCAATTGGAATTTTCATTCAAAGCTTGGTCTTTGCCGGCGCTCAGTCGACTGGCCTCGACGGACTTTTTGGCACGGGATGCACTATGATGGCATTGGTCATGTTGCCTGGTGAGAAGAAACCTTGGTCTCAGACGAGTAGGTTGGAATTACGCTTGCTGACATTTACCAGCTGTGTTCCTGGCGCCTTTTATTCAGCTTGTCTTTGGTGTTGAGTTGACGTTGAGGGCACTTCGAAAGGAGTTGTTTGCCCCACGGGGGAAATGGAATGTGTCGATTTGCTCAGCACTTGTTGGGCTGTTTACACTTGCCATGTTTCTGGTTGCCGACTTTGACCAGTCTCCAAACTTTTGCTTAACCTCGCTCTTTTGGTTTGTTGCTCACTACTCGACGGCATGCTTTGGGCTTCTGACGGCCATTGCCTCGGTACTTATTATCTGCACTGTGGTGATCTTCATCAAGCTACACAGCAGCATTCAGATCGAGGTGACAGCTCGCGTGGCGGCCTCGAGGATGGTTTATTACCTGGCATTGGGAGCCATCTCGATTGTAAGTTAATCCATGTGATTTTGATCAGAACCAGCTGCTCACCTCTATCAGTGTTTCATGTTGCCATATTTCTACGTTTTGACCTTTCTGAACCGGCGAGGCCAGAACAACAATTCTCTCAATCTTTCAATGGTtgctgcggtggtggcaaaCATATCCGGACTCATGAATGGCGGGCTTTACCTGTTCTTGAAGTCAAACACCATTTCGACCATTGGGCCTAGGGACAAAATCGGCGAGTACGAGAACCGCAGGGCCAGATACAAGATTGAGCGGCGCTATACCATGGACGACGCAGACTCGGAATTCGGATTCGATGAGGATTTCAAAAAATACAAGACGGCCGCTGATATTCGCAAGATGGATAGCGAAGAGACTCTGACGGCCTACGAGAaagaggagatggtggatgcTAAGAGCATCCGCAGCGTGAGGCCACCTTCCACCATCTACGGTCGACGAGGCCCTGCGTCCATTCGCTCCTTCCGCTCCAACAGATTGATGTCTGCGGCATCCAACGTGTTCATGCCGAAAGCGCCAGAACGAGCCCGTGTTTCGAACGCAGCCGGTGGGCACATGAGAAAGCGCTCCAACTACTCATTATTTCCTAACAAGAACTCCGGCGCCAAGTCGTCACTCACCTTCCTTCCTGCCACGACATACTCACCCAATAACAACGACCAcctcaaaccaccaccctcgatgGGTAACCTTGCCGCCTTCCGCCACCGCAGAGACTCGTCTCTTATCTCATCAGCGACGGTTCAGATCGGACTCAGATTCTCCTCTGTCGACGATATCCCACCAGTCGCCCAAACAGTCGTCACAGTTCAGGACCCTCATGTGTACAACTTGGAGTGCCCCAACGTGGTCAAGGAGCTTCAAGCCAAGGGCATCAATGTTCAGCTCAAGCGTCCCGTGGGCTTGGACTCGGGAGCCTCGACACCAACCGGCTCGACGAAAGAAGGGTCTCCTACAAGTCCGGGCCGAAGTCCAGTCAAGGATgcgaagatgaa from Podospora pseudoanserina strain CBS 124.78 chromosome 2, whole genome shotgun sequence includes the following:
- a CDS encoding hypothetical protein (EggNog:ENOG503NYZU) — encoded protein: MSPLALVDEVIASWLQSRDDTGTMPQNNFNRTGTNTFQTARNQTTTQQMFFNELRFAAARSIRTSTIILASFNIIASFATAVGILVDSYFRERRNNRSYRFKRNGFNFVPEGEIYPLILSIGIFIQSLVFAGAQSTGLDGLFGTGCTMMALVMLPAVFLAPFIQLVFGVELTLRALRKELFAPRGKWNVSICSALVGLFTLAMFLVADFDQSPNFCLTSLFWFVAHYSTACFGLLTAIASVLIICTVVIFIKLHSSIQIEVTARVAASRMVYYLALGAISICFMLPYFYVLTFLNRRGQNNNSLNLSMVAAVVANISGLMNGGLYLFLKSNTISTIGPRDKIGEYENRRARYKIERRYTMDDADSEFGFDEDFKKYKTAADIRKMDSEETLTAYEKEEMVDAKSIRSVRPPSTIYGRRGPASIRSFRSNRLMSAASNVFMPKAPERARVSNAAGGHMRKRSNYSLFPNKNSGAKSSLTFLPATTYSPNNNDHLKPPPSMGNLAAFRHRRDSSLISSATVQIGLRFSSVDDIPPVAQTVVTVQDPHVYNLECPNVVKELQAKGINVQLKRPVGLDSGASTPTGSTKEGSPTSPGRSPVKDAKMKTLPPVPRPMIDTQSVTPAPPSQEITLSPSVYSPQSPSKAKLVPPAKPATNPRSPPMVPPPRRTGEATPPPVADGKNAWI